The genomic DNA CCGCGGTCCCGGCTCCGACGGTCTTGCCGAGGGCTCGCCTGTTGATCATGTGTACCGTCCTGCCTCTGGGTGTGCCGGGGGTGCCGCCCGCGGGAGGGCGGCCCCGATCAGGTTCGACCGCCGGTCGTCGTGGGCGCCACGACCGGTTTCCTCGCAGGTGGGAGACACCGCCTCTCGCCCAGGGACCAGTCAGGCGCGAGAGCGCTACTTCAGCAACTCCAGCAGCCGCTCACCGAGGACCGCGGCCGAGTCGGGGTTCTGCCCGGTGATGAGGTTGCGGTCCTCCACCATGTACGGCTTCCAGATCTCGCCGCGGCTGAACTCGACGCCGATCTTGTCCTTCAGCTCCGTCTCCAGCAGCCAGGTCACCCTGGAGGCCAGGCCGACGCCTTCCTCCTCGTCGTTGGTGAAACACGTCATCCGGTAGCCCTTGAAGGGCGACACGCCGTGGATCCGCGTGGCGAGGATCGCGGAGGGGCCGTGACACACGATCGCGAGCGGCCTTCCCGAGGCGAGCTGCGCGGTCAGGATCCGGCCCACGTCGGCGTCCCATGCCAGGTCCGCCATCGGGCCGTGGCCGCCGGGCAGGTACACCGCGTCGTAGTCCTCGACACGGACGTCCGACAACTGGAGCGGTCGCCGCATCACCTCCGCGGACCGGATGATCTCCTCCAGGTCGAGGGCGCCCTGCTCACCGCCCGTCATGGAGGGGCGCAGGCTCATCATGTCTACGTTCGGTGTCACGCCGTTCGGTGTCGCGACCACGACGTCGTGACCCGCCTCCGTGATCAGCTTGTACGGGGCCGCGAATTCCTCGGCCCAGTACCCGGTCGCGTACCTGGTGCCGTCCTTGAGCACCCAGTACGTGGCTCCGGTCAGCACGAAAAGAACCCTCGCCATCGCGATCACTCCTGCCGTCCAGGGCCCGGCCCCTGCGTTCACACTGCGGAACCGTCACCTGCTGCCACGGTCCCGCGCGCGGTCCCTCGGTCGCACCGGTGGGACACCCTGGTCGTGGTCCCCGGACCCGCGGAAAGCCACGGGGCGGGAGGCGGGGCGTGGCGTGGCCCACGGCTCAGCCGCTCCGTCCAGGGTTCTCCCGCGCCGCCCCGGCCGCCGCCTCCGCATGATCCGGGTCAGCGGGTCGCCCTGGGCCCGGTCCGCCGCCCGGCACGCGGTCGAAACGACCTCTCCCGCAGCAGCTCGGTGTCGTCTGTCATGGCGCCCAACGCGGCCCGGCCTTCGGGGAGTTGAGCGAGGCCAGCGCCTCGTCCGGTACTGCGTCAGCCAGGGCCAGGGCCAGTCCCAGGGAGATGTCGAGGAGCAACTCCCGGGCCCGCGTGAGCAATGCGGCATCCATGTTCGTTCCGGGTGAATCCGCCCTAGACTGCCTGGGCTCGACCGGAGCGAGAACGCCGGGAGTGGCGACGCGAGGCGGGGGTGTATCGGTACGTGGCCGAGGGAGAAGTGACGGGGCGTGAGGTCACGGAGCAGGAGGTCGCGGTTCACGTCTTCGTCCCGCTGCACGGTGGGCGCGCCGAGGAGGGAACGGCCTCGGTCCGGGCGATGTGGGGGCGCTTTCGTGAACTGCAGCACGCGGACGGGGAGTTGTACGCGGCGCTGCCGGTCCGGGTGCCGGACCCCCTGCTCGCCTCTGCCCCGCGGGGCTCGGTCGTGGTGGCGGGTGTGCAGTCCGCCGACCTGCTCGACCAGGCGGTGCTGCGACGGCACGGGGAGATCCTCAATCTGTCGGTGCTCCTCGGCGCCGGTCCGGACCGGGAGTGGTCCGGGTTGCGTGAGCGGGCGGAGACGATCGTGGGGCCGCTCGGGGCGTGCCATCTGGGCGCGGTGACACTGGAGTTGGGGAAACTGCCGGAGGGAACACCCGGGGACGTCGATCTGTCGGAGCCGGCGGGCGGCGACGAGTCGCAGCGGTGGCGGCTGTTGCGGATGCTGGGGCGGGCCGACGCCGACGCGCGGCTCGGGGCCTGG from Streptomyces sp. NBC_01478 includes the following:
- a CDS encoding type 1 glutamine amidotransferase domain-containing protein: MARVLFVLTGATYWVLKDGTRYATGYWAEEFAAPYKLITEAGHDVVVATPNGVTPNVDMMSLRPSMTGGEQGALDLEEIIRSAEVMRRPLQLSDVRVEDYDAVYLPGGHGPMADLAWDADVGRILTAQLASGRPLAIVCHGPSAILATRIHGVSPFKGYRMTCFTNDEEEGVGLASRVTWLLETELKDKIGVEFSRGEIWKPYMVEDRNLITGQNPDSAAVLGERLLELLK